The nucleotide sequence ATGTTTATAAATTATAATACATTATACTTATATTGTTATCTCCTAGGGGGTGTTTGAAACAGCTCCACCTCTGAAAAAATGAATCTGGATCTGGGATTCACCATTGAGCAGCTCCATCAGTGAATCTAGGATTCACCATGGATCTACCAGGGAAGTGTTTGGCTAACCACAGCTCCAGATCCATAAAATCGAGGTTTTGGTTGGAATGGCCTGCTGGGGTTGTCtgatatagtttttttttttttatacaGGACACATGTTTTGTTCATATTTGTTAATTTTTTAACACAAATAAAATATCTTGACACAAATATTCAAGAGCACTCAACGTTAACCCACAAGATAGATAATTAATTAATACATGTCCATGACAACATCTCAACAATATTACGATTTTCCAATCATAAAAATAACTAAAGATTAAATGAAGACTAGTATTAGTCATGAGCATGCTATTGCAAACTGAAATACAACAGTGTTATAATAGTAATTCGTGTTGCCTCGATCTGTCTGCCTTGACATTGGCAGGATAACTACACATCATACAAACGACAGCACAGAGCAATGTACAAGCTGAACTGACAGTTTTCACTGTAGACCACTTGTGATCTATGTTccagaattttttttgaaaagcaAACCTATGCTCCAGAGTCCAGAATCTCAGCTTGTGACCTAGTATGTTCTATATCTATTAAAAAAACTGATCCAGAGTCCAGAATCTCAGCTTGTTTACTTCTGAATTATGCAGAAGTGAATCTTTCTTGTTTTAAAAATGAATAAATAGCATAGATCTTTGGCATGAAGCAGATCGACCTCCGAGCCTTGTGAGAGTGAGACTGTTGTCCTCACTCACAAGAAGGCATCCGGTAGTCATGCATAACTGACTCCATGGTTAGGTTCCTGAGCCCCCAAGAAATTAATCCCATAGCAGTAATCTCTGGTCACCTGCTTAAATGAGCCCTGCAGCAAGCAGCCGCAGGGAATCCAGTTATGATGAATGCCACCTCAAATCATAATATGCCAAGGAAATCTTTCTGATAAACAGCAGTGATCAGGAGAAAACTGCTGGATGATTGACAGCAATAATTTCACAGTTTCTGGATCAGTAAGAAAAAGGTCATCATCCTTAGCTTCCCTAACCATTCAATTTACAATAGAGTAAGCATTAGCAacagaaatgatttttacaaaAGCATTTTGATTCCTGACCTCAATTCAAGGATAACCTAACACACTGTCTACATAGAGATAACACAAGTTCAGCAGCCACATTGCTATACCAATTTCCACATGGTGCTACGAAACGATAAGAGCATCAATCGTCCTTGGCGTCTCTGGGTTTGTGGTAATCTCTTCACAATAAATCTTCGTTGCCATCTCATCTTTTTTCGGATCTGCCTTCATGTTTACCCTGTCAATGTCACTCGTGCAAAGAGTTGGAATGGCATTGCATTGTTCGAACCGGAAGCAACTGACCAGGTGATCATTTGTTAGACCTGCAGCCTGCATGAAGGAATATATGACCGTTGGGCCCACACCTCGGAATCCCCTTCTCATCATGTCTTTGCTGATTATATCTGCCTTCGGGCTCTTGACAGGAACTTGTCTTGGATATCGGAACTTGCTCACTATAGGCTTGTGGTTCAGAAAACCCCAGCAGTACCGATCAAAGGATCCAAATTCATCAACAATCTGCATCAGTTTGCACAAACTTATAGTTCCAGGCAAAAAACCACAGCAACGGAAGTACCAAATTTGGCGGTATATCAAGCAGGCACTACCAACCTTTAGTATCTGGCGAGCATTCTCAAGGACAGCTCGGAGCTTTTGCTCTGACAAAAGAGAATGGGCAGTGCTTCCAGGTGCCACAAGCTTCTTCTCATTTATTTTAGAGACAGCAGCAGGGTCGAACTCCATGAAAATTTCCCTGGAAGATTCAGCATGGATCTTACAAAATAAACCATGCACAGTAATTTTATTTAGGGCCCCtttggaacacaagaatcatgtaGGAACTTCACAGGATTCAGTTTATTTTCACAGGAAAAACACAGAAAACATGAAACAATCCCTCATTCCAAAGGGGCCTTATTTTCAATATTGCAAGACCTATACCTGAAAAGTTGCCTCCTCTTAAGAATTGCAGGCCATGTAAGCTCAGCCAATGCACCAGATAGTACAAGTAGCTCAAACAATCTCCTGTAGAACGACCATGGTCAAATATCCTTGGGCGGTCTGATTCCTATTCACAGAGATAAATAGCAAAGATGAATTTTGCAATTTTCAGTTTGCATACCTGTCATTGTGCACGGGAACCCCCCACTCCTCATCATGGAAAGTGACATAGCAAGCATCTGGTCAGTAGAAAACATGATAAATCAGCTTTGTTCGTAAAAATGCGTAGCTTAAGAAACACTTCATCAGTAAGGCCTAGAAAAAAGGCACagaataaccatagcatgtgatGCTGTCAAATAAAGCTGTACCTCAAGCTTTGGGTGTTTGGTTTTATTGGCAGTATAGATGGAGCTATTAAAACTACTAGTGTGTTATTTTCAGGTTGTAATGTAACCATTCCTTTTACCGAATTTATGGTTTCAAGCAATTACAGTGGGTTGCTGCAGCAGGAATGCAGGATCAAAATCAAAGGGCACATGGTACATAATAGCATAGATTGATCTAACGGGCTGGTATTTAGTTGATGAGTCAAAACTATATATTATAGCTAATTACATATGTAACTCTGTGGAAGTGTCAATGACAAGGCAATCCTTCAGATGAAATTGCATATCTAATGTTAATTATATATGCAACTATAGTCAATTACAGATGTTATGTGAAATTGCAAGAGATTAaccaatccattgaatgaaggAAATAAAAGCAAAAGGGAAACAAAAAAAAGGAGAATATGCACTTTACACTTTATAGGCAACCTAAAGGAGGAATGCTAACTTTATCTAATGTAGGCAGAATTACCATCTCAAATGGTTCCAATATCCAACCCCATGACAAACAAGAACAGCTAGAGTTTAACAAGCTATTAACGCAGTAGACGATATATCATCATTCCGGTTAGCAACTCAGTAGCATGCTGCTCTTGAGGAAAGGCTAGAAGGGAATATATTCTTAATTACCCTGTGGGTTTCGCATAGCTTTACTACATGTCTACATCATATGAACAAGTGTGATAAAAAGTGCCTGGTTAAGGATGCTAGAATGTATAAGTTATAATGAATTGCTGACACATGAATGGACTGATTAGCCAATAATTCGAACAGGCATAAATTACGACTCTAAAATATAGTCAGTAACCAAAACATCAAGAAACAAGAATTGTATTCTTCTtctgaagaaaagaaagaagaataATTTTTACAGCAAACTAAGATTTTGACAAAGAACAAGTTCCAGAACAGAAGAAGCTCACCAGTGGTTGGAGTCGCCCACGCGCACCTCCTCTTCCCTTCCACAACCTCTGGTGTCACCGGAACAACAAACTCCACCACGACGAGCTTGCTCTCTGCCGCCTTACCCACAGCCTTGCCTTGCTTCGACGCAGCCGTCGGCCCCGACTCCGCGGAGGTATCCGAGGAGCAAGACGACGCGCTGAGCGGCAAGCTCGGATGCAGGAGCTGCGCGTCGCTCCTCCTCGACGGCGGCCCAGGCGGTGTGCGCCGTGGCGACGGCACAGGGGACGCACCCTTGGGCGCGCCACTTCCGCCCCCGCCGACTGCATTCCTCTTTGCACCCTCCTCCGCCTTGGTCGTGGCGGCCACACACTTCTCTggcgtccccgccgccgccggctccgCCGCCTTCCTCAGGGGCTTCGGCGACGGTTTCCGGGCGTTAGCCGGGCCCGACCTGGCCTTGTTGCCCCCCGGCACCAGCACCGGCCTCGCCTCTGCCTCCGGAACCGCGATGTTCAGGGACCGGACCCTCGGCGCCCCGGCCATGGAAGCCACTACAGCCTAACCCCGGAAGTTTTTACCgcccaaaaattcaaattttaccgGGTTTTCCACTCGGCTCACCTCAAGAACCGAGCAAAGAATTCCAAACGCCCGTAGAAAAATACCCGCCTCGTCGAGCTAAAACCCCCGTCCATGAACTTAAGATTCCCCTTCGCCGAGACAAGCACGCAACCTAGAACTCCTCGAAATCCGGACTCTTTTACCTCCCTATAAAAACCTCCAAAAAATTCAAATTGAAGCGAGTTGCGGGCCAAGAACCCTAACCCCAGCCGCGCTTAGGCCCGGCATTGCACGGACGAGTGCAGGAACGCGATAAACACCACGAAACGGCCCCGGCGTGCGGCCGGCGCTCAAAGGAGATTAGAACCTCCCGGAGCCGTACAACGCCGGGGGGAAAGTGAAATCCGGGGAAGCTGAGGGGATTTGGAAGCCCTAGGCGGCGGAGGGGCGGGGCAGGGCGGGGAGGGGAGAGGCGCAGGGGGGACTGCAGCTGCTGCAGCAACTGTTCCGAGGACGAGGGAGGAGTGGAATCCAAGGAGAGAGGAGGGGGGCGAAGCGGTTGGCAGAGACTGGGAGAGGTTGAGGGGGACGCTGCACTAGCTCGCTAGCGGCTAGCGGGGACACTGGGCTTTTCTGTTTATTGTACACCAGTTTCTAGGGtctgtttagttcgcgaaaataAAAATTTTTAATATCACCTTGGATGTTTTGGGAATATGAAAAAGGgtttttagatattaataaaaaaaataattacataGCTTGtctgaaaactgcgagacgaatttattaagcctaattaatccatcattggcgtatgttagttactgtagcacttatggctaatcatggactaattagtcttaaaacattcgtctcacgaTCTCTAACTAAACTGTGTATttagttttttcgtctatatttaatactctatgtatatgtcgcaagattcgatgtaataatttagggtgaaaatttttggaaaccGGCTTTATTTTCGGGACGAGATGTGTTgcgaaagttttttacttttgtGGGGAGAAGAGTTTGGTCTATATGTGCCCTGGACCACTGCACAAGGGCCCGGTAGCTTCTTACTGTCTGATGGTGTACTTTTCCAACATGGCCCACCTGTTTTATACATTTGTCAAAATACTGTGTAACAGCTGGCTGATTTGTGTTCGGGAGGccataaacgatcgtggattatttactgctggttgatttgctgtgagagaaaaacactgttgttggctggaaatttacgatcgtgcTGTTGATTTCTTGGTGGTTATACACGAGAGAAATGGTTTCCCACATGTACCATGCACCATCGCCAGTTTTTTTTTTGGCATGTATCGACCTTAATTTATACATGTTGAAACGAATTGAAAAGAATTTTATCTAAGTTCTATTACAATCTACTTCAACACGTATGGACCAAGAGTTGAGAGATACATGTGCATCTAAACAAGATCCAACTGTTTATTATAGATCGTCTTTTAAAATTTCTTATTAAACAAAAATTTGTGGTCGTAACCAAGAAGAGAGTATTCTCGGCTAAATTTTCGTTCATAAGATGACTGAATAGGAACAAGTGAACAACAAACATGTCATCAATCAAAGTTTCATGTCACTATTGAGTAATGAAACCGCCTTGAACTAAGAGTAGCTTAACTTGTTAGCATCCCTGTGGTGAAAACTGACCATCCGAGTTTATGCCTTCAACTTGACGCCCTTGCGTTTTCCTAAAACTATCTATAATCTAATGAAGTTTGCTATTTCAATGATAGACGATGCACCTGTCGACAAAAGAGATGTTGATGATTCATTAATTTCAAGATCTACTAGCTTAGTCTTTTAGAGGTGATCATAGGAATATGATGCGTGTGTGTATATTTATAAGGGTGAATGTATTTGTGCATAGTCTATCCGTCCCATAAAATATCATTCTCACATCCCAAAAAATCAAATATTTTTAaattaaccaaatatatataaaaaatattaatatttttttgtacataattagtatcattagtgttTACACCGAAATTTGGGAGAAAGAACGCGGGAATTCGCGAGCtcccaagattgtgccaatcaaggaggatcgatgtcagccgattcagatacgactctagaATCTGGTCTCttgggatgacgtcagcagatagcgatgatgaactacggttggcgtcaggaaactacatatcggactctgcaaaaagggaaagattagagtcaaagttatcttaaattaggaatattttcgttTATACCAAAAATTGTAACGAATCGTggtcgagtaggattcatgtttagactccgggtataaatatcaa is from Miscanthus floridulus cultivar M001 unplaced genomic scaffold, ASM1932011v1 fs_719_1_2, whole genome shotgun sequence and encodes:
- the LOC136532812 gene encoding uncharacterized protein, coding for MAGAPRVRSLNIAVPEAEARPVLVPGGNKARSGPANARKPSPKPLRKAAEPAAAGTPEKCVAATTKAEEGAKRNAVGGGGSGAPKGASPVPSPRRTPPGPPSRRSDAQLLHPSLPLSASSCSSDTSAESGPTAASKQGKAVGKAAESKLVVVEFVVPVTPEVVEGKRRCAWATPTTDACYVTFHDEEWGVPVHNDRRLFELLVLSGALAELTWPAILKRRQLFREIFMEFDPAAVSKINEKKLVAPGSTAHSLLSEQKLRAVLENARQILKIVDEFGSFDRYCWGFLNHKPIVSKFRYPRQVPVKSPKADIISKDMMRRGFRGVGPTVIYSFMQAAGLTNDHLVSCFRFEQCNAIPTLCTSDIDRVNMKADPKKDEMATKIYCEEITTNPETPRTIDALIVS